In a genomic window of Glycine max cultivar Williams 82 chromosome 13, Glycine_max_v4.0, whole genome shotgun sequence:
- the LOC100500491 gene encoding uncharacterized protein, with the protein MATGVTRKISAASARAHTRRAKKTNSLPLPSGILGTALAVLFIGFLAWAYQVIQPPPPKICGTPDGPPITAPRIKLRDGRHLAYKEHGVPKDAAKYKIISVHGFNSCRHDAVIADTLSPDVVEELGIYIVSFDRPGYGESDPDPNRTLKSIALDIQELADQLGLGSKFYVVGVSMGGQVVWNCLKYIPHRLTGAVLVAPVVNYWWPGLPANLTTEAYDQQKLQDQWALRVAHYVPWLTYWWNTQRWFPGSSVIAHSPHIFSHQDKELLPKLLSDRKSYAAQVIQQGDYETIHRDINIGFGNWEYSPLDLENPFPNNEGSVHLWQGDEDMMVPVTLQRYIAQNLPWINYHELQGSGHIFAHADGMSDTIIKSLLRAK; encoded by the exons ATGGCCACCGGAGTGACCAGAAAAATTTCTGCTGCATCAGCTCGGGCCCACACCAGAAGGGCGAAGAAAACCAATTCTCTACCCCTTCCTTCAG GAATTCTTGGAACAGCACTAGCAGTGTTGTTTATTGGGTTTCTAGCATGGGCTTATCAGGTTATTCAACCTCCCCCTCCCAAGATATGCGGCACTCCTGATGGACCACCTATAACAGCACCAAGAATCAAATTAAGAGACGGAAGGCATTTGGCATACAAAGAGCATGGTGTTCCAAAAGATGCAGCCAAGTATAAAATCATCTCTGTACATGGTTTTAATAGTTGCAGGCATGATGCTGTGATTGCCGATACCCTATCACCg GATGTTGTTGAGGAGCTGGGGATCTACATTGTATCTTTCGACAGACCTGGTTATGGGGAAAGTGATCCTGATCCAAATCGTACACTAAAAAGCATTGCTCTAGATATACAAGAGCTTGCAGATCAGCTGGGATTGGGCTCCAAATTCTATGTAGTTGGTGTCTCCATGGGTGGACAAGTTGTTTGGAACTGCCTTAAGTACATACCTCACAG GCTGACAGGTGCAGTACTTGTCGCCCCAGTTGTCAACTACTGGTGGCCTGGTCTACCTGCAAACTTAACTACTGAAGCCTATGACCAACAAAAATTACAAGACCAATGGGCACTTCGTGTTGCTCACTACGTACCATGGCTAACTTACTGGTGGAACACTCAGCGATGGTTCCCAGGATCTAGTGTAATTGCTCATAGTCCACATATCTTTTCTCATCAAGACAAAGAACTTCTGCCTAAGTTGTTGTCCGATAGAAAGAGTTATGCG GCACAGGTAATACAGCAAGGTGATTATGAAACCATCCACCGCGACATAAATATTGGATTTGGTAACTGGGAATATAGTCCCCTTGAtcttgaaaacccatttccaaaTAACGAAGGCTCTGTCCATCTTTGGCAAGGAGATGAGGATATGATGGTTCCAGTTACACTGCAACGATACATAGCACAAAACCTTCCATGGATTAACTATCATGAACTCCAAGGTTCTGGTCACATTTTTGCTCATGCTGATGGTATGAGTGATACTATCATCAAGTCACTTTTACGTGCGAAGTAG
- the LOC100790428 gene encoding germin-like protein precursor, producing the protein MFSENTLWLMLAIFSLSASITLASDPDPVQDFCISNPIFGAIKTAHDMHYILPCKNSSEATTEDFVFSGLKKATGNFSDTGLAVVSASPTNFPGLNTLGLSFARADIEVGGINPPHFHPRATELVHVVQGKVYSGFVDSNNRVFARVLEQGEIMVLPKGLVHFMMNVGDEPATLFGSFNSQNPGIQKIPSAVFGSGIDEELLQKAFGLSSKQIGTLRKKFDPKTAR; encoded by the exons ATGTTTTCAGAAAACACCCTTTGGCTTATGCTTGCTATTTTCTCCCTTAGTGCTTCCATCACACTGGCCTCTGACCCTGATCCAGTCCAAGACTTCTGCATATCAAACCCAATATTTGGTGCCATCAAAACAGCACATGACATGCACTACATTCTCCCATGCAAGAACTCCTCCGAAGCCACCACTGAGGACTTTGTCTTTTCAGGACTCAAAAAAGCCACAGGGAACTTCTCAGACACAGGCCTAGCTGTGGTGTCAGCAAGCCCTACCAATTTTCCAGGACTCAACACTCTAGGCTTGTCTTTTGCGCGAGCCGACATCGAAGTTGGGGGCATCAATCCACCCCATTTTCACCCGAGAGCCACGGAGCTAGTTCATGTGGTGCAAGGAAAAGTGTACTCag GTTTTGTTGATTCCAACAATAGGGTGTTTGCTAGAGTACTTGAGCAAGGAGAGATCATGGTGCTCCCTAAAGGGCTAGTGCACTTCATGATGAACGTTGGCGATGAGCCTGCCACATTGTTTGGAAGCTTCAATAGCCAAAACCCTGGTATTCAGAAGATACCTTCTGCTGTGTTTGGCTCAGGGATTGATGAGGAGCTTCTACAGAAGGCTTTTGGATTGAGTTCTAAGCAGATTGGGACCTTGAGGAAAAAATTTGATCCCAAGACAGCAAGGTAG